The window ATAAACAATGCGACGCCCGTCGGGAGAGGTAAACGGCCCGCCATCGTAGCCAGGTTCGTTCGTCAGTTGGCGGACGTTCGAACCATCGGCGTTCATCACATAAATGTCTGGATCGCCATCGCGATCGCTGCAGAAGACGATCTTTTTGCCGTCGGGCGTGTAGGCGCCTTCGGCGTCGTAACCGGGCGTTTTGGTGATTTGTTGAAGGTGCTTTCCATCGAGGTCGGCGGTAAATATGTCCATATATGGATCGAAATCCCATTGGTAGCGACGGCGCTTGCCGGTGCGCTTGTCTTCTTCTTGTTGAGCTTTTGCTTTGGCCTCGGTCGCGGCAAGATTGGGATCGAGGTGGCTGCTGGAAAACATGATGCTTCTTCCATCGGGCGCGAAGTAGCTGCAAGTGGTTCGGCCGCGACCGGTGCTGACCAGCTTCGGAACAGCGGGGCGACCAACGGCGCTGGCCGGCAGCAGAGGCTGCGTGTAGATCTGATAGAAGATGTAATCTCGTGGGATGGCTTGATAAATGATCGTGCGGCCATCAGGAGAGAAATATCCTTCGCCAGCTTTGGTGAAATCAAAAGTGAGCTGCCGGACATTCTTCAGGCAATTGCTTTCGATCGACGGCGATGCGTCGGCAGCGGAAGCGCTGGGCAGATAGTTTAAGAGCAGGGCGGCGAGTAAGGCGGCTGCCGGGAGTTGGCTAAAGATAGAAGGCACTGAATCGCTCCAAAGGTTTGGCTGAAAGGATGATCGAAAAATCGCCGACGGTTTCTATCGCCGAAGGACGAATTCCACCTGAGCCTGCGTGGAAGCGATTCGCCTCCTGCAGTTGTTCTAAAGCATTCGCCAAGAGTCTAACTCGTAAATGTACTAAAGAACATATTATGTCGGCGGCTGCATAAAGTCAATTCGCGATCGGAGCAAGCGTGGCGCATTGCCGCTGCTTTCGCTCGCGGTGGCACGCGCAAATATCGCGCAGATTGAGGTCGATGGGAAGCCGCCAGCAACAAAGGTTCAGCCACAAATTCTCGCGGCTTGACCAAAGTTGTTTGCTGTGCTAGACTTGCGCCAAATCAACACGAAAATAACACGAAAAAAATCCCTCTCGTCGGCCACTTGCCGAATCGTTGGTACGGTAAAAAGCTGTTTTTGGAATGGCGCAAAGCTCTCTTGAAAGTACTGCTCGGTTTGAAGATCTAAATCTTTCGTCCACCATGATGTCGGCTTTGAAGGAGGCGGGCTATTCGCAGCCCACTCCGATTCAGGCCGGCTTGATTCCGCGGGCGCTCGCCGGCGTCGATGTGCTGGGGCAAGCCCGAACAGGCACCGGCAAAACGGCCGCATTTAGCATTCCAATCCTGGAAGTTGTCGATCTGGCGAAACGACATTTCGGGCCGCAGGCGCTGGTGCTGGTGCCGACGCGCGAATTGGCAGTGCAGGTTCGCGAAGAGGTGGACAAGCTGTCGCACGGTCGCAAAGTCCATTCGGTGGCTATCTATGGCGGCAAACCCATCAAAGGGCAAATCGACAAGCTTCGGCGCGGCGCAGAGGTGGTCATCGGCACACCCGGGCGCATCCTCGATCATTTGGCTCGCGGCACGCTGGAATTGCGCGACTTGAAAATCGTCGTGCTCGACGAAGCCGATCGGATGCTCGATATCGGCTTTCGTCCCGACATTGAAAGGATTTTACGCCGTTGTCCGCAGTCCCGGCAAACGCTGCTCCTGTCGGCGACCGTGCCGCCGCCCGTCGAACGGCTGTCGAAGCGGTACATGCGCGATCCAGAGACGCTGAATTTTTCGCCGAAGGATCTGTCGGTTGAGACCATTGAGCAGTTTTATTTCACGGTCGACGCAAACCAAAAATTCGAACTGCTTGAGCGACTTCTCGAACGCGAGCAGCCGCGACAGGCAATCGTTTTTTGCCGCACGAAGCGCGGTACCGAAAAGGTCCATCACCGACTTTCGAAAAAGCTGTCCGACGTCGCGACCATTCACGGCGATCTTGGTCAAGGGGCTCGCGACCGCGTAATGGCCGGATTTCGCGCCGGCAAAGTCCGCTATTTGGTCGCGACCGACGTTGTCGGCCGCGGCATCGATGTAAGTGGGATTTCACACATTATCAATTACGACATTCCACAATTTTGCGACGACTACGTTCACCGTGTCGGCCGCACGGGTCGCATGGGGCGCGAAGGAGTGGCGTATACGTTCGTGACACCTGAGGAAGGCAGCGAACTGACGCGGATTGAGATGCGAATCAATCGGTTGCTGGTGCGTGAAGAATTCTCGAGCTTTGCCTCCACCGAGCAAGCGCAGGCGCCGATTGCCGCGAACGGTCTGACCGTGGCAGCGCATGCCGATCATCGGCAGGAACCAGGCAGCCAACCATCGCCGCCGCCCGGTCCAGCGCGTCCATCGGGGCGGCGATATCGGCGTGCGCTGTAAGCATGCGCGTCTTCGGCGAAATGGATTGCCGCTGCTTTGGCAACTCAAAGTGGAGAGCATCGGAAGTGGCCGTTTAAATCGCGATCTTGATTGATGATTGCCTTCGTTCGGTCACGGAGGCTAGCGCAAGTCACGAACGTCTGAGTTCGCATCATTTTTCGGACTCCGCCAGCACAATCCGCGAAATCCGCTTTAGCGGAAGGCTTTAACATGACGATCAAACCAACGATACTGCCCGCATGGAGTCTCTCGTGCGGCGGCGTGCGCCGTCGGCGAAAGATAGCGAGACATGCTAGCAATTGGCGAAACCCGACCGAGGCAGACGGCCTAGGGCGGTTCGCCACGTCGCCAGATTGGGGCGGCGGAATTTGATCGTTGCCGGTCTCGCGCGATCATTGCGGCACAGCACAGGGAGGTGTTCCGTGCGACTTGCGTTTCAACGATCGCTTTCATGGTCGGTCACGCTGACCGTTTC is drawn from Pirellulales bacterium and contains these coding sequences:
- a CDS encoding PD40 domain-containing protein, which translates into the protein MLLNYLPSASAADASPSIESNCLKNVRQLTFDFTKAGEGYFSPDGRTIIYQAIPRDYIFYQIYTQPLLPASAVGRPAVPKLVSTGRGRTTCSYFAPDGRSIMFSSSHLDPNLAATEAKAKAQQEEDKRTGKRRRYQWDFDPYMDIFTADLDGKHLQQITKTPGYDAEGAYTPDGKKIVFCSDRDGDPDIYVMNADGSNVRQLTNEPGYDGGPFTSPDGRRIVYRSDRKQLEMLQIHVMDFDGKNDTALTDNAGVNWAPYWHPTKPYIIWTGADHSNPTIRPNYDLWLLRYSEEGGKIVVQAKWRITDHPAADVLPVFSPDGKKLMWTSNRTDNHTSQLFIADFWQPVETVPGE
- a CDS encoding DEAD/DEAH box helicase; amino-acid sequence: MAQSSLESTARFEDLNLSSTMMSALKEAGYSQPTPIQAGLIPRALAGVDVLGQARTGTGKTAAFSIPILEVVDLAKRHFGPQALVLVPTRELAVQVREEVDKLSHGRKVHSVAIYGGKPIKGQIDKLRRGAEVVIGTPGRILDHLARGTLELRDLKIVVLDEADRMLDIGFRPDIERILRRCPQSRQTLLLSATVPPPVERLSKRYMRDPETLNFSPKDLSVETIEQFYFTVDANQKFELLERLLEREQPRQAIVFCRTKRGTEKVHHRLSKKLSDVATIHGDLGQGARDRVMAGFRAGKVRYLVATDVVGRGIDVSGISHIINYDIPQFCDDYVHRVGRTGRMGREGVAYTFVTPEEGSELTRIEMRINRLLVREEFSSFASTEQAQAPIAANGLTVAAHADHRQEPGSQPSPPPGPARPSGRRYRRAL